In Ipomoea triloba cultivar NCNSP0323 chromosome 7, ASM357664v1, a single genomic region encodes these proteins:
- the LOC116024273 gene encoding putative FBD-associated F-box protein At3g60710, with protein sequence MARKQQQRRDRISELPVDIVDKILGFLPIHEAAKMAVLSTFWRDTWFSLTKFIFDSRFLSHIMRKYRTREDSDIWVSAALYVINKVLNQHNGLIRTFVVNFQGNTRKSLKSRSFDIDQWFLFVTRKGVEDIFLSFMVGDDYRCYNLPNLKITARILDILVLNDSHFYHVPIYSNLRSLRVLELDCYSLVDFDKGCTRRELQPQPFVLNVEYLILSEYIFVSSDISSEFIHLLRTCPKLSTLDINLSFTHGFPKLRDEFHTVAQRLKVLQKLNLTEFVPCKPYVAFINRLLACFPALEEVVISITRSKRLFNVEGNKEVLDYYKDEVLQFSCCASTKVKRSFID encoded by the exons ATGGCGAGAAAACAACAACAGCGGAGAGATAGAATCAGTGAACTCCCCGTAGATATAGTTGACAAGATTTTAGGGTTTTTACCTATTCATGAAGCTGCTAAAATGGCTGTTTTGTCTACCTTTTGGAGAGATACGTGGTTCAGTCTTACAAAATTCATCTTTGACTCTAGGTTTTTGTCCCACATTATGAGAAAATATAGGACCCGGGAAGACAGTGATATTTGGGTGTCTGCAGCTTTGTATGTAATCAACAAAGTCCTCAACCAGCACAATGGACTTATTCGCACATTTGTCGTTAATTTTCAGGGTAACACTAGGAAATCACTTAAGTCTCGGTCGTTTGATATTGATCAGTGGTTTCTTTTCGTCACACGAAAAGGCGTTGAAGATATCTTCCTTAGTTTTATGGTTGGAGATGATTACAG ATGTTATAACCTGCCCAATTTGAAGATTACTGCTCGAATACTCGATATTTTAGTACTCAACGACAGCCATTTTTACCATGTCCCTATTTACTCGAACTTGAGATCTCTTCGTGTTCTTGAGCTGGATTGTTATTCTCTTGTG GATTTTGATAAAGGATGTACTAGAAGGGAACTACAACCACAACCATTTGTACTAAATGTGGAATACTTGATATTATCAGAATACATTTTTGTGTCCAGTGACATTTCTTCTGAGTTCATTCATTTGCTCCGAACATGCCCAAAGTTATCCACACTTGATATAAATTTATCG TTTACCCATGGTTTTCCAAAACTTCGCGATGAATTTCATACCGTGGCTCAAAGGCTTAAAGTGCTTCAGAAGTTGAACCTGACAGAATTTGTACCGTGCAAGCCTTATGTTGCTTTCATCAATAGACTACTTGCTTGCTTTCCCGCACTTGAGGAGGTTGTCATTAGTATTACTCGTTCAAAAAGGCTCTTCAACGTTGAGGGTAACAAAGAGGTTTTGGATTATTACAAGGATGAGGTTTTGCAGTTTTCTTGTTGTGCCTCCACAAAAGTGAAAAGATCTTTTATCGACTAA
- the LOC116024272 gene encoding uncharacterized protein LOC116024272: MTMLSTIWKNVWLQHGRLVFDQDFFESIRKYVVANSTSAVNIINNILLLRRGPIKKFTLNIFLEPKLQQSDIERWCHFLSRNVIEELTLHLFVVRSTLKLPSNFILVFDSVELKWSVNGVSSTIPNLEKLAFLGGCEGMDKFEIIAPKLESLSHISAYSGFEPRWFALQLKRIKSLCLSGTWRCAAAVLNSSTAINLQIMELHHLRFSCEKQIATAMALLQKSPNLCELGIRAGTPSWSDYEEDALKHLEDLDHYFINQDMKMFSTVKIEGFNGSRFEVLFVKSVFTKCPALERVVIHPAWIGSITYALMGMNNILRELTCFHRASPNAQLVILEHKSTNNLVGYNAVDDI; this comes from the exons ATGACCATGCTCTCAACCATCTGGAAGAATGTTTGGTTGCAACATGGGCGGCTTGTGTTTGATCAGGACTTCTTTGAAAGCATCCGAAAATATGTAGTTGCAAACTCCACAAGTGCTGTGAACATAATCAATAATATTCTCTTGCTCCGTCGTGGGCCAATCAAGAAATTTACTTTAAACATTTTCTTAGAGCCTAAGCTGCAACAGTCTGATATAGAGCGGTGGTGTCATTTTCTATCAAGAAATGTTATTGAAGAACTCACCTTGCATTTGTTTGTTGTTCGAAGTACGCTTAAGCTGCCA AGTAACTTCATTTTAGTTTTCGATAGCGTTGAGCTTAAGTGGAGTGTTAATGGAGTTTCCTCTACTATTCCTAATCTTGAGAAGCTGGCTTTCCTTGGAGGTTGTGAGGGGATGGATAAATTTGAGATCATTGCTCCCAAACTTGAAAGCTTGTCTCACATTAGTGCTTATTCTGGGTTTGAACCGAGATGGTTTGCACTTCAATTGAAGAGAATTAAGAGTCTTTGCTTGTCTGGCA CGTGGAGGTGTGCAGCAGCTGTGCTTAATTCTTCGACTGCAATAAATCTGCAAATAATGGAGCTGCATCATTTGAGATTTAGTTGTGAGAAGCAGATCGCCACCGCTATGGCATTGCTTCAAAAATCTCCCAACCTATGTGAATTGGGTATTAGGGCAGGAACG CCATCATGGAGTGACTATGAAGAAGATGCTTTGAAGCATTTGGAGGATCTAGACCATTACTTTATTAATCAGGATATGAAGATGTTTAGTACAGTCAAGATTGAAGGGTTTAATGGATCTAGGTTTGAAGTTCTTTTTGTAAAGTCGGTCTTCACCAAATGCCCTGCATTGGAGAGAGTTGTTATTCACCCTGCATGGATCGGGAGTATAACATATGCTTTAATGGGGATGAATAATATCCTAAGGGAATTGACGTGCTTCCATCGTGCATCTCCTAATGCACAACTTGTCATCCTCGAGCACAAGTCTACCAATAACCTTGTTGGTTATAATGCCGTAGATGACATCTAA